In Aedes albopictus strain Foshan chromosome 3, AalbF5, whole genome shotgun sequence, the following are encoded in one genomic region:
- the LOC109415061 gene encoding alpha-tocopherol transfer protein-like, producing MDHDYGFDLEEAIKREGLSRADLQALRTPPIEGVPLDITDRLLACFLNACRKNVPETRKVIKIYYQDRREAPELFDNRDPLNPKIQQCFQNQDYFFLPPTPAGHSVIFHRLSNPKASNYHFDEAVKTYFMLIETCMYHQGPRPGLICLFDMNNVGLSHLLRVKIGTIRKFFHYLQEGLPAKLKAIHVLNAVSFFDKVLYIIKPFMHAEILNMLFLYPTNTSLEKLYDEWIPRSCLPSDYGGELKSVAELHQEHLKTYQSLRPYFLAEERQRKGDSKLIEETSNKIKSLDID from the exons ATGGATCACGACTACGGTTTCGACCTGGAGGAAGCTATCAAAAGAGAAGGTCTGTCCAGAGCCGATCTGCAAGCGTTGCGAACGCCTCCCATCGAAGGAGTCCCACTGGACATCACCGATAGGTTGCTGGCCTGCTTTCTCAatgcatgtaggaaaaatgtcCCCGAAACACGGAAAGTCATCAAAATCTACTACCAAGACCGTCGAGAGGCTCCGGAGTTGTTCGACAATCGTGACCCGCTGAATCCAAAAATCCAACAATGCTTCCAAAACCA GGACTACTTTTTCCTGCCACCTACCCCGGCTGGCCATTCCGTGATCTTCCACCGATTGAGCAACCCTAAGGCGTCCAACTACCACTTCGACGAAGCAGTAAAAACCTACTTCATGCTTATAGAAACCTGTATGTACCATCAAGGTCCCCGCCCGGGCCTGATCTGCCTGTTCGACATGAACAACGTGGGGCTGTCGCATCTGCTGCGGGTCAAAATCGGCaccattcgaaaattcttccactaCCTGCAGGAGGGCTTGCCGGCCAAGCTGAAAGCCATTCACGTGTTGAACGCCGTCTCTTTCTTCGATAAGGTTCTCTACATCATCAAACCATTCATGCATGCTGAAATTCTAAATATG CTCTTTCTATACCCCACAAATACTAGCTTGGAAAAGTTGTATGACGAGTGGATTCCCCGCAGTTGCTTACCATCGGACTACGGTGGTGAGCTGAAATCTGTCGCTGAGTTACATCAAGAGCACCTGAAAACTTACCAATCACTTCGGCCGTACTTCCTGGCCGAAGAGCGACAACGGAAGGGAGATTCCAAGCTGATAGAAGAAACGAGCAACAAGATTAAATCTTTGGACATCGATTAG
- the LOC109403287 gene encoding vacuolar protein sorting-associated protein 37B-like translates to MYQQYLNQAVRTLQNLSSDELKDLLNDDDKLDERVDLAVQTLESEKDVILSENRSLAESNLEKEPKLIELRSKVNELSEQGRALATSVKEKSEELKTKSSSTNPDTVLALLQAAAAESEEESEKIVKTFLDGELSIDAYLEQFMTPRKAMHSRKLKAEKMVELLRNGTNQQRTGMLPPLHGSPAPGISPYPSHGSGFYPPPPQPSVGSIPYPIGPISMPMPGMFRPPY, encoded by the exons ATGTACCAACAATATCTAAACCAAGCAGTTCGGACACTGCAAAATCTAAGCTCCGACGAACTCAAAGATCTGCTAAACGATGACGACAAGCTGGACGAACGAGTTGACTTGGCC GTGCAAACATTGGAGTCTGAGAAAGATGTCATTTTAAGCGAAAATCGCAGTTTGGCCGAAAGCAACCTGGAAAAAGAGCCCAAATTGATTGAACTTCGATCCAAAGTGAACGAACTCTCCGAACAGGGCAGAGCGCTAGCGACTTCGGTGAAGGAAAAATCCGAGGAACTAA AGACCAAATCCAGTAGCACAAATCCCGACACAGTCTTGGCGCTCCTTCAGGCAGCGGCGGCGGAAAGTGAAGAAGAGTCGGAAAAGATTGTTAAAACATTTTTGGACGGCGAACTGTCGATTGATGCCTATCTGGAGCAGTTTATGACTCCCCGAAAAGCCATGCACAGTCGGAAGCTCAAAGCAGAGAAGATGGTTGAACTCCTTCGGAACGGTACGAATCAACAACGAACAGGCATGTTGCCTCCACTGCATGGTTCTCCGGCGCCCGGAATTTCTCCGTATCCTTCGCATGGCAGTGGATTTTATCCACCGCCTCCGCAGCCCTCTGTTGGCAGTATACCGTATCCGATTGGACCCATTTCGATGCCTATGCCGGGAATGTTCCGACCGCCATATTGA